A DNA window from Cloacibacillus sp. An23 contains the following coding sequences:
- a CDS encoding cobalamin biosynthesis protein: MKAAVAAFSEKGIALALRVARGLGAEVWAPARYAREGLRVIEPSLTEWAGARFADCGALVFVSACGIAVRAIAPFVKSKAEDPAVVVLDEAGENVVSLLSGHLGGANEIARKIAAMTGGRAVVTTATDVRGVTAVDSWAVANDCAVENVRAIKYISSAALEGRAIGVAVTDELQPAPWPVTLWLRPRVLTLGVGCKRGADFAALAADAEDFLEGAGVSPLSLAAVASIDIKKDEPAIIKLAEKYKVPFVTYGAEELRGAPGRFSYSERVERETGVGCVCERAAVLAAGMGVLMRGKAVYPGVTLALAKHRRKVQ; this comes from the coding sequence ATGAAAGCCGCCGTCGCCGCGTTTTCCGAAAAGGGCATAGCTTTGGCGCTTCGCGTCGCGCGCGGCCTAGGCGCGGAGGTCTGGGCTCCGGCCCGCTACGCGCGCGAAGGGCTGCGCGTCATCGAGCCAAGCCTGACCGAGTGGGCCGGCGCACGCTTCGCGGACTGCGGCGCGCTCGTCTTCGTCTCGGCCTGCGGCATCGCTGTGCGCGCTATAGCGCCGTTCGTCAAAAGCAAGGCGGAGGACCCCGCCGTCGTCGTCCTCGACGAGGCAGGCGAGAACGTCGTGTCGCTCCTGTCGGGACATCTCGGCGGCGCTAACGAGATCGCGAGGAAGATTGCGGCGATGACGGGAGGACGCGCCGTCGTGACGACCGCGACCGACGTGCGCGGCGTGACGGCGGTCGATTCGTGGGCCGTCGCGAACGACTGCGCGGTCGAGAACGTCCGCGCTATAAAATACATTTCATCTGCGGCTCTCGAAGGGCGCGCGATAGGCGTCGCTGTGACGGACGAGCTGCAGCCGGCGCCGTGGCCCGTGACGCTGTGGCTGCGTCCGCGCGTCCTGACGCTCGGCGTCGGCTGCAAGCGCGGCGCGGATTTCGCGGCGCTCGCGGCGGACGCGGAAGATTTTCTCGAAGGCGCGGGAGTTTCGCCGCTTTCGCTCGCCGCCGTAGCCTCGATAGACATCAAGAAAGACGAACCGGCGATCATAAAGCTGGCGGAAAAATATAAAGTCCCGTTCGTGACCTACGGCGCGGAAGAGCTTCGCGGCGCGCCGGGACGTTTTTCATATTCGGAGAGGGTCGAGCGCGAGACGGGCGTCGGCTGCGTGTGCGAACGCGCCGCTGTGCTCGCCGCCGGCATGGGCGTCCTTATGAGGGGCAAGGCCGTCTATCCGGGCGTAACGCTCGCGCTCGCGAAACACAGGAGGAAGGTTCAATGA
- the cobM gene encoding precorrin-4 C(11)-methyltransferase: MIHFVGAGPGAPDLITLRGAKLLGEAGMIIYAGSLVNKELLSMAKPGCAIYDSASMTLDEVVEKFREAEESGVDTVRLHTGDPSVYGAIREQMDRLEALGIEYDVTPGVSSFCAAAAAARVEYTLPGVSQTVIITRMEGRTPVPEKEKIRSLASHRASMVMFLSSGMVRELCAELVAGGYAPETKAAMVYKASWPEQRVIRSNLAELPAEAEKSGIRNTALIMVGDFLGDEYELSKLYDKHFSHGFRKASE, translated from the coding sequence ATGATACATTTCGTCGGAGCCGGCCCCGGAGCGCCGGACCTTATAACGCTGCGCGGCGCGAAGCTGCTCGGCGAGGCCGGCATGATAATTTACGCGGGCTCGCTCGTGAACAAGGAACTGCTCTCAATGGCGAAGCCCGGATGCGCGATATACGACAGCGCCTCGATGACGCTCGACGAGGTCGTCGAGAAATTCCGCGAGGCTGAAGAAAGCGGCGTGGACACGGTGCGCCTCCACACGGGCGACCCGTCGGTATACGGCGCGATACGCGAGCAGATGGACAGGCTCGAAGCGCTCGGCATCGAATACGACGTGACGCCGGGCGTCAGCTCCTTCTGCGCCGCGGCCGCCGCCGCGCGCGTCGAGTACACTCTGCCCGGCGTGAGCCAGACGGTCATCATCACGCGCATGGAAGGGCGCACGCCCGTGCCGGAAAAGGAAAAGATACGCTCGCTCGCGTCGCACCGCGCCTCGATGGTTATGTTCCTGTCGTCGGGCATGGTGCGCGAACTCTGCGCCGAGCTCGTCGCGGGCGGCTACGCGCCCGAGACCAAGGCCGCGATGGTCTACAAAGCCTCGTGGCCCGAGCAGCGCGTGATACGCTCGAACCTCGCGGAGCTTCCCGCCGAGGCCGAGAAGTCCGGCATAAGAAACACGGCGCTGATAATGGTCGGAGATTTCTTGGGGGACGAGTACGAGCTGTCGAAGCTCTACGACAAGCATTTCTCCCACGGCTTCCGCAAGGCCTCGGAATGA
- the cbiE gene encoding precorrin-6y C5,15-methyltransferase (decarboxylating) subunit CbiE, protein MTERTNRLYVIGAGPGDPSQLTAAARETIARCRCAVAAPRHLPLAGKCAKAVPLRGFDETFAEIARELELGDVAVIVSGDPGIYSLMPLLKKRFPGAALEVLPGISSLQSLCAEAAETWESVKILSGHGRGISEAKILTTVDRNRTTAFFCGTDKNPRWFCELLGSRGLDHVTVTVGERLSYADKRVTRGRPSELAQKDFDGLSIVLAVNPDPSPEPKLLPRDEDFIRTKVPMTREEVRAVALAKLGLAEDSVLWDIGAGTGSISVAAAMICREGEVHAVEVNGEAHALEAENVKKFRLFNVTLHRGAALETIGRLPRPTHIFIGGSGNELPELLSRAAEFEGARVVVSAVTLKTFRIASEILGGEKFADFDAVQINVSKMKKLGESEVMAAQNPVAIFSATARGAQKEVRE, encoded by the coding sequence ATGACGGAGAGGACGAACAGACTTTACGTTATAGGGGCCGGGCCCGGCGACCCGTCGCAGCTCACGGCCGCGGCGCGCGAAACGATAGCGCGCTGCCGCTGCGCCGTAGCCGCGCCGCGCCATCTGCCGCTCGCCGGAAAATGCGCGAAAGCCGTGCCTCTGCGCGGATTCGACGAAACTTTCGCGGAAATCGCGCGCGAGCTCGAGCTCGGCGACGTCGCGGTGATAGTATCGGGCGACCCCGGGATATACAGCCTCATGCCGCTGCTCAAAAAACGCTTCCCCGGCGCGGCGCTCGAAGTTCTGCCAGGAATCAGCTCGCTCCAGAGCCTCTGCGCCGAGGCCGCCGAAACGTGGGAGAGCGTGAAAATTTTGTCCGGCCACGGACGCGGCATCAGCGAGGCGAAGATCCTCACAACCGTAGACAGGAACAGGACAACGGCCTTCTTCTGCGGAACGGATAAAAATCCGCGCTGGTTCTGCGAACTGCTCGGCTCGCGCGGCCTGGACCACGTGACGGTGACCGTCGGCGAGCGGCTCAGCTACGCGGACAAGCGCGTGACTCGCGGACGGCCCTCGGAGCTCGCGCAAAAAGATTTCGACGGCCTTTCAATCGTGCTCGCCGTCAACCCCGATCCGTCGCCGGAGCCGAAGCTGCTGCCGCGCGACGAGGATTTCATACGCACGAAAGTACCGATGACGCGCGAAGAAGTGCGCGCCGTCGCGCTCGCGAAGCTCGGGCTCGCGGAGGATTCCGTGCTCTGGGACATAGGCGCGGGCACGGGCTCGATCTCCGTCGCGGCCGCGATGATATGCCGCGAGGGCGAAGTCCACGCCGTCGAGGTGAACGGCGAAGCCCACGCGCTCGAGGCCGAGAACGTCAAAAAGTTCCGACTCTTCAACGTGACGCTGCACCGCGGCGCCGCGCTCGAAACGATAGGCAGACTTCCGCGTCCGACGCACATATTCATAGGCGGCTCGGGCAACGAGCTGCCGGAGCTGCTCTCGCGCGCCGCGGAGTTCGAGGGCGCGCGCGTCGTGGTCTCCGCCGTGACGCTCAAGACTTTCAGAATCGCTTCTGAGATACTCGGCGGCGAAAAGTTCGCGGACTTCGACGCCGTTCAGATAAACGTCAGCAAAATGAAGAAACTCGGGGAGAGCGAGGTAATGGCCGCTCAGAACCCCGTCGCGATATTCTCCGCGACTGCGCGCGGAGCTCAGAAAGAGGTGCGGGAATGA
- the cbiD gene encoding cobalt-precorrin-5B (C(1))-methyltransferase CbiD has protein sequence MAYNKNLREGISTGSCAAAAAKGAALKLLNGVCPQSVEITTPEGRVLTIPVLDAPRGCGVVKDAGDDPDATDGLTIIAEVELGGGAGDITFAGGPGVGTVTLPGLKIPPGEPAINPVPRAMITEALRSVIGAQAAKVTVSVPGGEETAKRTFNPRLGVTGGISILGTTGIVRPMNEESILESLTLELNTHAAAGQEIIAISFGNTGEQAMRKAFGFEGRCAVQCGNYVGYMLDEAARLGFKRALLCGHPGKLLKVAAGTFNTHNRAGDGRLEALCTQAAIAGASPALVRELYECVTTENAMRIVRDNGLDGLWTALARITAKRCTDRSFGEMPAEAAFVDNDGKILGVSDGAEALAAALREIN, from the coding sequence ATGGCATACAATAAAAATCTCCGCGAAGGAATATCGACAGGCTCGTGCGCGGCGGCCGCGGCGAAGGGCGCGGCGCTGAAGCTCTTGAACGGCGTCTGCCCGCAGTCCGTAGAGATAACGACGCCGGAAGGACGCGTGCTGACCATCCCCGTGCTCGACGCGCCGCGCGGCTGCGGCGTCGTGAAGGACGCCGGCGACGACCCGGACGCGACCGACGGCCTCACGATAATCGCCGAGGTCGAGCTCGGCGGAGGGGCCGGAGATATAACGTTCGCCGGAGGCCCCGGCGTCGGCACCGTGACTCTGCCGGGACTCAAAATTCCGCCCGGCGAGCCCGCGATAAACCCGGTGCCGCGCGCGATGATAACCGAAGCCCTGCGCTCCGTCATAGGCGCGCAGGCGGCGAAGGTGACGGTTTCCGTGCCCGGCGGCGAAGAGACGGCGAAGCGCACGTTCAACCCGCGCCTCGGCGTGACGGGCGGCATCTCGATACTCGGGACGACCGGCATCGTGCGCCCTATGAACGAGGAATCCATACTCGAATCTCTGACGCTCGAGCTCAACACGCACGCCGCGGCGGGGCAGGAAATCATAGCGATCTCCTTCGGCAACACCGGCGAGCAGGCGATGCGCAAAGCCTTCGGCTTCGAGGGACGATGCGCCGTGCAGTGCGGCAACTACGTTGGCTATATGCTCGACGAGGCCGCGCGCCTCGGCTTCAAACGCGCGCTGCTCTGCGGACATCCTGGAAAACTTCTCAAAGTAGCGGCGGGGACCTTCAACACGCACAACCGCGCCGGAGACGGGCGGCTAGAAGCGCTCTGCACTCAGGCCGCCATTGCGGGAGCTTCGCCGGCGCTAGTGCGCGAGCTCTACGAATGCGTGACGACGGAGAACGCTATGCGCATCGTCCGCGACAACGGCCTCGACGGCCTCTGGACGGCGCTCGCGCGCATCACGGCGAAGCGCTGCACCGACAGGTCGTTCGGTGAAATGCCGGCCGAGGCGGCCTTCGTAGACAACGACGGAAAAATTCTAGGCGTCAGCGACGGCGCAGAGGCGCTCGCCGCGGCGCTGAGAGAGATAAATTAA
- a CDS encoding precorrin-8X methylmutase, with amino-acid sequence MRPEEIERESMRIIGSEMGPWTGPEENLAVVKRVVHTTADFDFVKNLRFSDGAVANARRALAAGATVVTDTNMAAAGINKISASRFSVKVVCRMADPEVREAAQARGVTRAVVSMEIAAEKTPEAVFAIGNAPTALIRLCELIREGRAKPALVIGVPVGFVNVVESKELLVRTDVPYIAAMGRKGGSTVASAIVNALLYGIQ; translated from the coding sequence ATGAGACCCGAAGAGATAGAACGGGAAAGCATGAGGATAATCGGTTCCGAGATGGGGCCGTGGACGGGGCCGGAGGAGAATCTCGCGGTCGTGAAGCGCGTCGTACACACGACGGCGGATTTCGATTTCGTGAAGAATCTGCGCTTCTCGGACGGCGCAGTCGCGAACGCGCGCCGCGCGCTCGCCGCAGGAGCAACGGTAGTCACAGATACGAACATGGCGGCGGCGGGGATAAATAAAATCTCCGCGTCGCGCTTCAGCGTCAAGGTCGTCTGCCGCATGGCCGACCCCGAGGTGCGCGAAGCGGCTCAGGCGCGCGGAGTGACGCGCGCCGTCGTCAGCATGGAGATAGCCGCGGAGAAGACGCCCGAGGCGGTATTCGCGATCGGCAACGCGCCGACGGCTCTGATACGTCTCTGCGAGTTGATCAGAGAAGGGCGCGCGAAGCCGGCGCTCGTCATAGGCGTGCCGGTCGGCTTCGTCAACGTCGTAGAATCGAAGGAGCTTCTCGTGCGCACGGACGTGCCGTACATAGCGGCGATGGGACGCAAGGGCGGCTCGACGGTCGCCTCGGCTATAGTGAACGCTCTGCTCTATGGCATACAATAA
- a CDS encoding precorrin-2 C(20)-methyltransferase, translating to MKLTVVGIGPGAPDLLTLRALNTLKEADLVMVPRAKDGKAGVAELAVLENLGEIKTLPLLFPMISDAEKRDSKLREQLEESRALWEGAENVALPVIGDSALYATGSYLFDVWRGLVPELELALVPGISAHQLAASCAGRFIAMAEEVLSIIPCTGDAEKIKKALAAADSAALYKPSALGGALRETVEACGPWRRMIRVDRAGLPDERIIEGGAALGAAEEYLSVLLLWR from the coding sequence ATGAAACTTACTGTTGTCGGGATCGGCCCCGGAGCGCCGGACCTTTTGACGCTGAGGGCTTTGAACACGCTTAAAGAGGCGGACCTCGTGATGGTGCCGCGCGCGAAGGACGGCAAGGCCGGAGTCGCCGAGCTCGCAGTGCTGGAAAATCTCGGAGAAATAAAAACTCTGCCTCTGCTCTTCCCGATGATAAGCGACGCGGAGAAGCGCGACTCGAAGCTGCGCGAGCAGCTCGAGGAGAGCCGCGCGCTCTGGGAGGGCGCGGAGAACGTTGCTCTGCCCGTCATCGGGGACTCGGCGCTTTACGCGACGGGCTCGTACCTTTTCGACGTCTGGCGCGGACTCGTGCCGGAGCTTGAGCTCGCGCTCGTGCCGGGCATCTCGGCGCATCAGCTCGCGGCCTCGTGCGCGGGCAGGTTCATCGCGATGGCGGAGGAGGTGCTTTCGATAATCCCCTGCACCGGCGACGCGGAAAAGATAAAGAAAGCGCTCGCGGCAGCGGACTCGGCGGCGCTCTACAAGCCGAGCGCGCTCGGCGGCGCTTTGCGCGAGACGGTCGAAGCCTGCGGCCCGTGGCGGCGCATGATCCGCGTCGACCGCGCAGGGCTGCCCGACGAAAGGATAATAGAGGGCGGCGCGGCGCTCGGCGCTGCGGAGGAATACCTCTCCGTCCTTCTGCTCTGGAGATAG
- a CDS encoding ABC transporter substrate-binding protein, whose translation MASVREKFLALAFVLIFSALAAAQRAEAYERIISLYPGHTDNVAALGAGAKLIGISENDREGILPGVPRFSMKAGPEALLALRPDLVLTRTLADSQNPELKKVLERAGVRVEVIDPPKWEGFEDYLRKIAELAGTSPDEAVAELAKARAEISDAAAKMSRGRGPLVFVEATARELHTCSPDSWAAHLVALAGGRNAAAEAKPLRAGSSIAPWGLERVLETINSGLDVYLVQQGPMNATDEASLRSRPWSRALENVKTAIVPEYLLSRPSLSGLKEGGAMLIKIFYGE comes from the coding sequence ATGGCATCCGTCCGCGAAAAGTTTCTCGCTTTAGCTTTCGTCCTTATATTTTCCGCGCTCGCCGCGGCGCAGCGCGCGGAGGCTTACGAGCGCATAATCTCGCTTTATCCGGGGCACACGGACAACGTCGCCGCGCTCGGCGCGGGAGCGAAGCTCATCGGGATTTCCGAAAACGACCGCGAAGGAATTCTTCCCGGCGTGCCGCGCTTCTCGATGAAGGCGGGGCCGGAGGCTCTGCTCGCGCTGCGCCCCGACCTCGTGCTGACGCGCACGCTCGCCGACAGCCAGAACCCGGAGCTTAAGAAAGTTCTCGAACGCGCGGGCGTCCGCGTCGAAGTGATAGACCCGCCGAAGTGGGAGGGCTTCGAGGACTATTTGAGGAAGATAGCGGAGCTTGCGGGAACTTCGCCAGACGAAGCGGTCGCGGAGCTAGCGAAGGCGCGCGCGGAAATTTCGGACGCGGCGGCGAAAATGTCGCGCGGGCGCGGCCCGCTCGTCTTCGTCGAAGCGACTGCGCGCGAGCTTCACACCTGCTCGCCCGACTCGTGGGCGGCGCATCTCGTCGCGCTCGCGGGCGGGCGCAACGCCGCGGCGGAGGCGAAGCCGCTGCGCGCCGGGAGCTCGATTGCGCCGTGGGGCCTCGAGCGCGTGCTCGAAACCATAAATTCCGGCCTCGACGTGTACTTGGTACAGCAGGGGCCGATGAACGCGACGGACGAAGCATCGCTGCGCTCGCGCCCGTGGAGCCGCGCGCTCGAAAATGTGAAGACCGCCATCGTGCCCGAGTATCTTCTGAGCCGCCCTTCGCTTTCCGGGCTGAAAGAGGGCGGCGCGATGCTGATAAAAATATTTTACGGAGAGTGA
- a CDS encoding ABC transporter ATP-binding protein has product MNGSFVLDSVSCGYGGKKVLDGFSAEIRGGALTALIGPNGSGKSTLLKLLGGIAGYVGSAALDGRELRSMSRAEFGRAVGFVPQQTKITTPFTVYEVIAMGRLPYCGLFSKLSGEDDAAVLRAAERAGVSHLLFRRASELSGGEQQRVCVAVALAQEPEVFLLDEPTSALDPNQSVRIFSIMRALASEGRTVVVAAHDINGAIPFSDRFIALRGGGLAAQGEASELDENILAPLYGIEFKKYVSEEGGRAWHPSAKSFSL; this is encoded by the coding sequence GTGAACGGTTCGTTCGTACTTGACTCGGTCTCCTGCGGCTACGGCGGCAAGAAGGTGCTCGACGGGTTTTCCGCTGAAATCCGCGGAGGCGCGCTGACGGCGCTGATCGGGCCGAACGGCAGCGGCAAGAGCACTCTGCTCAAGCTTCTCGGAGGAATCGCCGGCTACGTCGGCAGCGCGGCGCTCGACGGGCGCGAGCTGCGCTCGATGTCGCGCGCGGAGTTCGGGCGCGCCGTCGGCTTCGTGCCGCAGCAGACGAAGATAACGACCCCGTTCACCGTTTACGAAGTCATAGCGATGGGCCGCCTGCCGTACTGCGGACTGTTCTCGAAGCTCAGCGGCGAGGACGACGCGGCTGTGCTTCGCGCCGCGGAGCGCGCGGGCGTCTCGCATCTGCTTTTCCGCCGCGCATCGGAGCTCTCGGGCGGCGAGCAGCAGCGCGTCTGCGTCGCGGTCGCGCTCGCGCAGGAGCCGGAGGTGTTCCTGCTCGACGAGCCGACCTCAGCGCTCGACCCGAACCAGTCGGTGCGCATCTTCTCCATCATGCGCGCGCTCGCGTCGGAGGGGCGCACAGTCGTCGTCGCGGCTCACGACATCAACGGCGCGATACCGTTCTCCGACCGCTTCATCGCGCTGCGCGGCGGCGGGCTCGCGGCGCAGGGAGAGGCCTCGGAGCTCGACGAAAACATCCTCGCGCCGCTCTACGGCATAGAGTTCAAAAAATACGTTTCCGAGGAGGGAGGGCGCGCATGGCATCCGTCCGCGAAAAGTTTCTCGCTTTAG
- a CDS encoding iron ABC transporter permease, with product MEGSARELQRYRRETAAKRTRLGLAMLLLLALTAVWRVTQGEWDIPLARVAELISPFLSGEDLSSPEALVVRSVRLPRFLAAAGTGGLLAVSGVVLQGLLSNPLAEPYTLGIASGAAFGGALGFFFGSFAVMPAAFAGALFALWLVGVIAWRSGGGGAYIVLAGIIANAVLSAGVTFLKAIADDKLGAIVLWLMGSLSGASPTSALMAWAGAAFVFIPAFVCGRQLDAVSLGEGRGELLGVDERKLRRTLLFFASIATALAVSCFGIIGFVGLVVPHLLRTLLGPSSRPLLVFSFLGGALLLSAADGLAQKMGELPVGVITALIGGPFFCWILAGRRRGA from the coding sequence ATGGAAGGCTCCGCGCGCGAACTGCAACGGTACCGCCGCGAGACGGCGGCGAAGCGGACGAGGCTCGGCCTCGCCATGCTTCTGCTGCTCGCGCTCACAGCGGTCTGGCGCGTCACGCAGGGCGAGTGGGACATACCGCTCGCGCGCGTCGCGGAGCTTATCTCTCCGTTCCTCTCGGGCGAGGATCTGTCTTCGCCCGAGGCTCTCGTCGTGCGCTCGGTGCGTCTGCCGCGCTTTCTCGCGGCGGCGGGAACGGGCGGGCTGCTCGCCGTCTCTGGCGTCGTGCTCCAGGGGCTTCTCTCGAACCCGCTCGCCGAGCCTTACACTCTCGGCATAGCGTCGGGCGCGGCCTTCGGCGGCGCTCTCGGATTTTTCTTCGGCTCGTTCGCCGTCATGCCGGCGGCCTTCGCCGGCGCGCTCTTCGCGCTCTGGCTCGTCGGCGTCATCGCGTGGCGCAGCGGTGGCGGCGGAGCCTACATCGTGCTCGCGGGCATCATAGCGAACGCCGTGCTCTCGGCGGGCGTGACGTTCCTTAAAGCCATCGCCGACGACAAGCTCGGCGCGATAGTGCTCTGGCTCATGGGCAGCCTGTCGGGAGCTTCGCCAACCTCGGCGCTCATGGCGTGGGCCGGGGCGGCGTTCGTCTTTATCCCCGCCTTCGTCTGCGGACGGCAGCTCGACGCCGTTTCGCTCGGCGAGGGGCGCGGCGAGCTGCTCGGCGTGGACGAGCGGAAGCTGCGCAGGACGCTTTTATTCTTTGCATCGATAGCCACCGCGCTCGCCGTGAGCTGCTTCGGCATCATCGGCTTCGTCGGCCTCGTCGTGCCGCATCTGCTGCGGACGCTTCTCGGCCCGTCTAGCAGGCCTCTGCTCGTTTTCAGCTTTCTCGGCGGCGCGCTGCTGCTCTCGGCGGCGGACGGCCTCGCGCAGAAAATGGGCGAGCTTCCGGTCGGCGTGATAACTGCGCTCATCGGCGGCCCGTTCTTCTGCTGGATACTCGCGGGAAGGAGGCGCGGCGCGTGA
- a CDS encoding sirohydrochlorin cobaltochelatase — MLLVSVMIAGTALASEAKPKEDKSGILIASFGTSMPEAKKAIDNLVDSTKKAFPETEVRVAYTSNIIRRKLAREQSVVIPTPAEALAQMNDEGFTHVYVMPMHIIPGEEYDDISSLVNGLALVKGKYGFEELRIGQPYLASVKDCDVMAQILVKRFEKELAQKGTAIVLMGHGTPEHIANAMYSQLQLSLDAAAPGRFFLGTVEAAPTIENVIAGLKQAKPKALVLSPLMIVAGDHANNDLAGADDDESWINQLKAAGFKNISTRLVGLGEDPNMAELFVTKIKDMMK, encoded by the coding sequence ATGTTACTTGTTTCCGTTATGATCGCGGGGACCGCTCTCGCCTCGGAGGCGAAGCCCAAAGAGGACAAGAGCGGCATACTGATAGCTTCGTTCGGCACCTCTATGCCAGAGGCGAAGAAGGCTATCGACAACCTCGTCGATTCCACGAAGAAAGCGTTCCCCGAGACAGAGGTGCGCGTCGCCTACACCTCGAACATCATCCGCAGGAAGCTGGCGCGCGAGCAGAGCGTCGTGATACCGACGCCCGCCGAGGCGCTCGCGCAGATGAACGACGAGGGCTTCACGCACGTCTATGTCATGCCGATGCACATCATCCCGGGCGAGGAGTACGACGACATATCGAGCCTCGTGAACGGCCTCGCGCTGGTGAAGGGCAAGTACGGCTTCGAGGAGCTGCGCATAGGCCAGCCGTACCTCGCCTCGGTCAAGGACTGCGACGTGATGGCGCAGATCCTCGTAAAGCGCTTTGAGAAGGAGCTCGCGCAGAAGGGCACGGCGATAGTCCTCATGGGACACGGCACGCCGGAGCACATCGCGAACGCGATGTACAGCCAGCTCCAGCTTTCGCTCGACGCGGCGGCTCCGGGACGCTTCTTCCTCGGCACCGTCGAGGCCGCCCCGACGATAGAGAACGTCATAGCGGGCCTCAAGCAGGCGAAGCCGAAGGCGCTCGTGCTCTCTCCGCTGATGATAGTCGCGGGCGACCACGCGAACAACGACCTCGCGGGCGCCGATGACGACGAGTCGTGGATCAACCAGCTCAAGGCCGCGGGCTTCAAGAACATCTCGACGCGCCTCGTCGGTCTCGGCGAAGACCCGAACATGGCCGAGCTCTTCGTGACTAAGATAAAGGACATGATGAAATAA